In Pseudonocardia sp. DSM 110487, the sequence AAGTGCTCCGCGGCGATCAGCGGGTCGGGTACGTGCAGCAGCCCGCGCTCGGCCAGCCTGGTGAACCAGCCGGCGAACGTGGCGTGCGCGCGTTCGGGTCCGCGCGCGTACCAGGCGGCGGCCAGTTCGGGGAACCGGTCGGCCTCACCGATGAGGATGCGCCGCATCCGCACCAGGTGTGGCTGCATGACGTCGACGACGTGCCTGCGGGCGAACTCGCGGAGGTCTCGCTCCAGGTCCTGGGTTTGCGGCAAGGCGTCCACCAGGGACTGCGTGAGCCCTTCTGTCTCGGCGATGTCGCCGGTGATGATCGCGGTGAACAGGCGTTCCTTGTCCACGAAGTGCTTGTAGACCGTCTGCTTGGACACCGCGGCCCGTGCGGCCACGTCGTCCATGCTCGTGCCCGCGTACCCGTTGCGCAGGAACAGTGCACGGGCCGCGTCCAGGATCGCCTGACGCTTCCGGGCCGAACGCCCGAGCTCAGCTGTCTCCGTCACGGAAAAACCATACTGGACGGCTCAGTACTGATGCGAGTACTGTGCCGTCCAGTACTCAAAGGGGAGGACGGGATGAAGGTGACGTCGAACGACGGGACCGCGATCGCCTACGAGCGCGCCGGCGCCGGCCCGGCGCTCGTGCTGGTCGATCCGGCCCTCGGCTACCGTGAGTTCGACAACGTCCGGGGGCTGGGGAAGCTGCTCACCGCCCGGTTCACCGTGTACAGCTACGACCGGCGTGGCCGCGGACAGAGCGGCGACACCCCGCCGTACGCGGTCGAGCGCGAGGTCGAGGATCTCGCCGCTGTCATCTCCGAGGCCGGCGGCAGCGCCTGTGTCTACGGCTTCTCCTCCGGGGCGCTCCTGGCGTTGCAGGCCGCGGAGGCCGGTGTCCCGATCGAGAAGCTCGTGCTGATGGAGCCGCCCATCGGCACCGACGACGACCCGGCCGACACCGCGTTCACCGCCGAGATGGAATCGCTCGTGGCTGCCGGGCGCCGCCGGGAGGCGGTGGAGCGCTTCCTCGCC encodes:
- a CDS encoding TetR/AcrR family transcriptional regulator, producing MTETAELGRSARKRQAILDAARALFLRNGYAGTSMDDVAARAAVSKQTVYKHFVDKERLFTAIITGDIAETEGLTQSLVDALPQTQDLERDLREFARRHVVDVMQPHLVRMRRILIGEADRFPELAAAWYARGPERAHATFAGWFTRLAERGLLHVPDPLIAAEHFNWLILSIPLNRAMFSDVEEPAERLEYYADEAVRVFLAAYAITGDRA
- a CDS encoding alpha/beta fold hydrolase → MKVTSNDGTAIAYERAGAGPALVLVDPALGYREFDNVRGLGKLLTARFTVYSYDRRGRGQSGDTPPYAVEREVEDLAAVISEAGGSACVYGFSSGALLALQAAEAGVPIEKLVLMEPPIGTDDDPADTAFTAEMESLVAAGRRREAVERFLAAVGVPVEILAGMAPSMPALDAVAHTIVYDCLISNATTTGLLAKVPTPTLVLDSQGSSDDLTGWAAGVAAALPDARYRSLPGGWHGVPVEVLEPVVTEFCS